The Flavobacteriales bacterium DNA window AGCATACCACCGCCTTCTTTTACATTAAAATCATAAGCATTGGGTAAGTTCATAATAAATTGGTGAGTACCAACTAACTTTGATGCAGCAATGACTTCTTCTTTAGAAATGTTGGGATTACCCAAGGTAATGTTATTAAAGATAGAATCAGAGTAAAGAAAAACTTCTTGTAAAACCACAGCAATTTGCGTTCTAATGGTGTTGCTATCAATCGTTCTTAAATCAGAACCATCAATTAATATTTCTCCTTTTTGATACTCATAGAAGCGACTTAATAAATTGATGATCGACGATTTTCCTGCTCCAGTAGCACCTACAATAGCTACAGTTTCCCCTTTGTTAACACTAAAAGTAATATCTTTTAACACATAATTAGGAGAGTTGTAGGCAAACCATAAGTTCTTGAATTCAATGGTTTGGTTAAAATCAACAGTTTCCTTAGAGGAGGTAGGATTATGAATAAATTCTTGCGTGTCAAGAAGATTAAAAACACGTTCAGCGCCAACCAAGCCCATTTGTAAAGTATTAAACTTATCAGCTAACATCCTAATTGGTCGGTAAAGCATGTGTACAAATAAAATAAATGAAGTTAAATCAGTAATGATTTCCTGAATATTAGCATTGGGTTCATTGATTTGGAATAAACTATAAAAAATAAGCAAAGCAATCGATAACGCACTGAGGTTTTCAACTACAGGAAAAAAGATAGAATAAGCCCAAACAGATTTGATGTGTGCTGCTCGATGTTTTTGGTTAATCGCTTCAAACTTCTCGATTTCAATGGCTTCGCGATTAAAAATTTTGACAATATTGATTCCTGTTATGTGCTCTTGTACATAAGTATTTAGTTTCGAGACTTCATTTCGTACATCTTGGAAAGCCTTTTTGATAGCGTTTTTAAAAATTTTTGTAGCCCATAACAGTAAAGGTATAGGTATGATGACAATTAGTGTTAGCTCCCAATTTAAATATAACATCGTACCAATCACAAAAATGATGGTTAGAATGTCTCCGATAATCATAATAAAACCTTGAGAAAAAATATCTGCAATGGTTTCAATGTCACTAATGACGCGAGTAACTAATCTTCCTAAAGGTGTGTTGTCAAAAAAATGCAACTTTAATTGGGTAATGTGACTAAATACTTGATTTCTGATATCTCTAATTACATTTTGTCCTAATTCTTGAGAAATATAAGCCCTGTAATAACTGCCTATGGCTTCTATGATAAGGAGTCCTACTACAATTAAAGTCCCTATAAGTAATCCCTCTTTATCCTTGTTTGCAACATATTGACCAACCAACTCTCCTATGATTTTGGGCCTGAAAATACTAATAACAGCTAGGAATAATGTTAGAAATAACGCCCAATAAAATTTGCCGTTATATGGGGTCATATAACCTAATATTCGTTTGAATAATTTAAAGTTTAAAATTTTATTTCCCCCTTTCTCCATTCAGAATAAATTAATAGCGCAAATGTAAAGATAATCTAACTTTTATGTGGTTTATAAATGGTAAAATGTTAAAGGTTAGTTAACGAATTCAATTGTTTGTCAACAAAAATCAAGAATTTACCCAATATTTTCAAAATCAATTTGTTTTATATGCAGATATATATAAATTTGTATGATTATGAACAGGTTTTTTGTCTTAATATTATTTTTGTTCACTTTGTCTGGTGTTGTCTTAGGACAGGTTGGTACAGGTTTTTATAAGTCCGATATAGGATTTAGAGTTGGAGCTGCTAACTATTTGGGTGAAATTGGAGGAAAAGAGAAAACAAGAAGAGACTTTGTATGGGATATGAAAATTCCTCAAACAAGAACTTCAACAAGTTTATTTGGTAGATATAAGTTTAACGATTATGTAGCAGTAAACATGGCCCTTAACTACAATAGAATTAAGGGTGATGATAACCTATCAACTAATCCTGGAAGGGTAAATAGAAATTTACGTTTTGTAAATAATCTTTTTGACTTTACAACACGTTCTGAAGGATATTTTTACAAAATCAATGATGTAGGAAATAGAGGAAGATATTATGTGTCTTTTGAAGCTTATGGACATTTAGGGGTTTCTGCTTTCTATTCGAATCCAAAAGGAAGTTTGGATGGATCGAATTGGGTGCCTTTAGCTCCTCTTCAAACTGAGGGGGTTGATTATAAACAGTTTGGTGTAGGAATTCCAGCAGGACTAGGGTTTTATTTTACAGTAAAAAGAAAACACCGTATAGGTTGGGATTTAACATGGGTAACTACTTTTACCGATTATTTAGATGACATTAGTAATGTCTATGTTGATCCTGCTTCATTAGGCTCTTCAGCAGCAGTAGAGTTAGCTAATCAAACCGCTGCCGTGACTTCAGATCCAGGAATTATAGCAAGTTACGCACCGCCGTCAGAAAATAATAACGGAAAAAGAGGAGATCCTACCCATAACGATTCGTACATGTATATGAATTTATCTTATTCTTATGTGTTGAAAGGTAGATATAAAGGGAATTTCTCTACTGGAAAGTATGGAAGTAAGAGACGTAAACGTAAAACTGTCAGAAAAGAAAGAGTTAAGCTTTAATAATATCTAAAAAGGAAGTTGAAAGACTTCCTTTTTTTTTGAATTCACCTATGAAACTCATTATCTATTGTATTGTACTGTTACCTATTTTGTCGTGTAGTGTAGAAGATGTTAATAATGAAATGATAGTTTCTGAAACTAGATCGAAATCCATGAAAGAATTGAAAAAGTTTAGTGTAGCTTTTTATAATGTTGAAAATTTGTTTGATACTGAAGATGATCCATTGACTAGTGATGATGATTTTACTCCAGATGGAGCAAAAGAATGGAATGAAGAAAGGTATAGGAAAAAAATTAAGAACATTAGTGCTGTTATCAAAGGGATAGATGATAAACTACCATTGTTTGTTGGGTTGTGCGAAGTAGAAAATGAGAAAGTATTGAAAGATCTGACGCTAACTGAAAAATTAAGAAAAGCAAATTATAAAATTGTACATTATGATAGCCCCGATACCAGAGGAATTGATGTTGGGTTAATCTACAAAAGCGATTATTTTAGTGTTCTTGAGACAGCTTCTTTAGAGGTCTTTTTTGAGGATACACCTGAGGTGCTCACCAGAGACATTTTATACGTAAAAGGGGAGTTAAACAATGAAATTATTCATTTGTTTGTAAACCATTGGTCGTCGAGAAGAAAAGGAGAGAAAGAAACGGAATATAAACGAATTACAGCAGCTGAGGTCTTAAAGAGTAAGATAGAAGCTATTCAAGAGGAGGAGCGTAAAGCAAAGATTTTAATCATGGGTGATTTTAATGATTATCCAATGAATAGAAGTATTAAAGACGTGCTAGAAGCAAGTCTTCAACCTGAGTCTGATGAATTTTATAATTTAGCAACTCGACTAGATCAAAAGGAAGAAGGTACGCACTTTTATGACGATGAATGGGGAATGTTAGATCAAATGATGATTTCTAATAGCTGGTTAAGCTCAAAGAAAGGTAATGTTCTGAAAAAGAAAACAGTTAAGGTTTATAAAGACGATGCTGTTTTGTTTCATCATAAAAAATTCGGAGGAATTCCTAATAAAACTTATGGAGGAGATCAGTATTATGGAGGGTTTTCAGATCATTTAGCGATTTATTTAGAGTTTGAATTAAAAAAGTAATTGATGTATAGAATTGGATTGTTGTTGGGTGCAATACTATTTTTGGGAAGTTGTACCAAAGAGAAAGCATTAGAGTATATTCCTGATGATTGTGGTGAAGTTAGTTATTCAGCGCAAATAGCACCGTTGATCCAACAATCTTGCGCAACAAATTTAGGCCCTGGCACAGGTTGTCATGATGCTTGGATATTGGAGTATGAAAACCTTGCCGCTCCAATAGATAATGGAACATTTTGGAGTACAATTGAAACAGGCTATATGCCTAAAATCCCTAATTCTTTTGGAATAGAAGAGTTAACGGAGGATGAAAAAGAGTTGTTTAGGTGTTGGATAAAGCAAGGAGCCCTCAATAATTAGAGGACTTCTTCTCCATTTAAAAAGATGCGACTAATTTTATTGTTTCCAAAATAGTAAGGTAAAATAGCCATACTTTCAATAGGTTCGGTAATGAAAAAATTGGCTTTTTTACCAATCGTAATACTACCTAATTCGGAGCTTACTTCCATAGCATGAGCGCTATTAATCGTAGCAGCGTTGATTGCTTCTTCTGGAGTTAACTTCATTTTTATACAAGCTAAGGACACCACAAAATTCATATTTCCAGATGGAGTAGAACCAGGGTTGTAATCTGTTGCTAATGCTATGGGTAGGTTAGCATTAATCAAATCCCTGGCAGGAGCATAAGGAATACTTAAGAAAAATGAGCAAGAAGGTAATAATGTAGGTATAGTTGAACTCTTACCCAAATCATGGATATCTTCAGCTGTCATTACTTCTAAGTGATCCACAGATAAGGCTTGGTTAGCAATACCAGTTTGAAGTCCGCCGATAGAAGTGAATTGATTAACATGAATTTTAGGTTTTAAACCGATAGCAATTCCAGCTTTTAAAATAAGATCTGTTTCTTCTGGAGTATAATAATTTGTCTCACAGAAAACATCTATAAAGTCAGCAAGGTTTTCTTTTTGAATAATTGGTAGCATCTCTTCGATGATTAAGCGAATGTAGTCACTTCTATTTTCTTTGTAAGCTGTAGGTATAGCGTGAGCTCCTAAGAAAGTTGCTTTAATCGTTAAATTGGAAGCTTGTTTTAGTTTTTTGATGACCCTTAGAGATTTTAATTCGCCTTCTAAACTCAGCCCATATCCACTTTTGATTTCAACAGCACCAGTTCCTAGTTTTTCAATTTCTTTGATTCGCAATAAAGCATCATTAAAAAGCTCAGCTTCGTCTTTTTCAGAAAGTTTTTTGGCAGAATTAAGTATTCCACCGCCTTTCAAAGCAATCTCCTCATAAGTTAGGCCATTGATGCGATCTACAAATTCTGATTCTCGAGATTTTGCAAAAACTAAATGGGTGTGAGAATCACACCAACTAGGAAATAACATGCCATTTTTAGCATCTAGTACATTAGTTTGATCAGATTCTTGGAATGTTAGGTCTTCCATTTTCCCGTAATCAGCAATGATTCCATCAGTGATTTTCAAATAGGCACTATCAATACTTACTATGTTTTTTAATTCTTCTCCTTTTAAAAATCTTTTGTCTTGGGGTAAAATCCCGTTAAGTTGTTTGATATTAGTGATGTAAGTCGTGCTCATACTTCTGTTTGTTGAAATTTTTAGTTAAAAATACAGAACTAAATTTACTTTAGTCTAAAATGAGTTAAAAAAACGTTATTCAAGTGTGATTTAACAAATGGTTTGTATATTTTTGTAATGATGGAAAATTTAAGTATTGAGAAGACAATAAAAACTCCAAAAATATTTTTTGATTATCAAAAAGGAGAATTGTTAATAGAGGGGATTTCTATTCCAGAAAACACAGTAGATTTTTATAAGGATGTGCTTAAATGGGTAGAAAGTTATCAAGAAAATCCTAAACCAAAAACGGAATTAGTCTTAAAACTAGAATATTTTAATACAAGTACATCTGTCGTCTTATTAAATATTTTCAAACTTTTTAGTCAAATTCAAAATTCGGATTTAAAGATTGTCTGGTTTTATGAAGAAGATGATGTAGAAATGGAAGAAGTGGGAGAGGATTATCAGAATATTGTAAAGATCCCTTTTGAGTTAGTTTCTATTGAAAGTTTTTAAGGAAATCATTTGTTAAAAATTAGTTAATCCGTTTATCTTTTCATAAATTTATCAAACTATGAAGAGGTTTTTTGTTTTTGCCATATTTTATCTTTTGATTTGGTCCTCTGTTTATGCTCAGGGACAAATACATAGATGGGATTGGTATCAAGAAGCAGATTCTTCCAATTACCAAGTAGTACATGATATTGCGATTGATTCAGCAAGGAATTGTGTATATGCAGTTGGTGGTTTTGAGGATGATTTATCCAGTAATTTTGGGGGAGTTTCCGCAAGAGGAGGAAAAGATGGTTTTGTTGCGAAGTTTAATTTGCAAGGAAACTTGATTTGGTCATTCGGGATTGGTGGTCCTGGGAGTGAAGATGAAGAGGTGTTGAGTATTGACGTAGATCCAACTGATGGGAGTATATATATAGGGGGGTATGCAGGAAATCATTATATCAATTTTAGAGGTACAGGTTCTGGAAGCGGAGGGACAAGCGTTGCTCAAGTTTGGGGAGGTACAGATGCTTTTATAGCTGCTTATCGAGGAGATGGCCGACTTAAGTGGGCTCAACGAGATGGAAGTACCAGTGATGATGTTTGTAATGATGTTGTTGTTGATCCTTCTTCCAATGGCGTGGCATATACAGGAAGCTTTATTAGTGTGATGGAGTTGAATACTGAAAATCTTAATATGGGAGATAGTGATGGAGATGAACACCTATTTATAGCTAAAAGAAAGAAAAGTAATGGAGATGGAATTTGGAGGGGGTATTCCCGTTCTCAGGGCGGTGATTTTCAAAGGGGAATTGGGCTAACCAGAGATGCTAATTATCTATATCTTTTAGGAGAATATAATGGAGATGCAACCAATGGGTTAAGGCTAGTTATTGAAGAAATAACAGGGAATTATCCCATAATAGGAGGTACGGTCAATATCTATGGTGGTAGATATACATCTTCGTTGTTAATTGACCCGAGTATGTCTACTCAAAGTATCTTTTATGCAAGGGTAAAAGATAGTGATGGAGAGATAGAGGCTTCAAATTCATGGTTGTATAATATTTATAGTGATGGAACGGATTATGCAGGTGATATCGCATATAGGAGTAATAATTTATTCATTAGTGGTAGTGTAGGTAATAATGCGTTTTTTAAAGGGCTTTCGAATAATCCCAACATTGTTGGAAATGAGTGTTTTGTTTCAAAACATAGTGTGAGTTCAGGGGATGCTATAAATAAAGTAGATGAGCCTAATTTAACAGCTTCTTTTGCAATCATGAATACCATTAGTTTTAACAGTAATTATGTTATTGTTGGAGGAGGAACTGATGGAACCATTCGATTTGATGGAAATGCTAACAATGATTTGGTGCCGCCAAATGGCAGAGATGAAGGTTTTGTTGTTTTTTATGATCAAAACTTAAACTTTGTTGAAAGACAAAAAGTGAGTGGAAATGGAACGAATGAGGTGAATGCAGTATCAGGTTGGAGAAAACATGCATTTGTTGGTGGAGCTTTTGGAGGTACAGCCAATTTAGATGATGATGGAACAATGACAGGACAAGATGATGAGTCTGGCTTTGTTAGTCTCTTAAAGCATCGAGATTGTACCCCTCAATTTGGATATGGAATGGATAGTGTGTGTCAAGAATCTCCTGTATTGACAGTTAGCTATAACGATCCCGTTGGAGTATTCTCTCAAATAGGAAATGGTTTAACACTTGATTCACAAACAGGAGAAATTGATCCGTTTAGCAGTGTCGGTAACTCTAATAATCAAATCGTATATACGACTTTTATAGGGTGTTCTGATACAGTAGCGTTACATATAGAAGGAAGCACAAGTCCTAGTTTTAATAATCCACCAATTAATGATACTGTTTATACTGATAATGGGGTTTGTGGGACGAACTATGCATACCCTAGTTTAGAAGCTGTTCCCGATTGTGGAGAGGATACAATATTTCAAATAGATGGTTCTAATCTGACATCAGGGAGTTTCTTTCAAATGGGATCTACCTTACAATCTTGGGTGGTTGCTGATTATTATAATCCTAACGATACTGCCAATTTTATCATTACAGTGGTTGATAATATTGAACCAGAAATTAGCTTTAGCGATGATACGGTATATTTTTATGCAGATGCCAATTCTTGTGAGGCTATTGTGGATGTAGAATCCCTGTTGGTGTTCACCGATAATTGTAATATTGATACCGTATTACAAGTTGGAGATTTAACATATTTGAATGGTACAAGCTTTAGTGTTAGAGATGCAGCATATAAACTAACTTATAAAGTGCTAGATGCTTCCAATAATTCAGACTCTGCTTCAATAATTGTTTATGTAAGGGATACCATAAATCCTGTTATTAATAATTGTATTGCTACAGATACTACGGTCTATTTAACTGCTAATGAATGTGAAAAGGAAATGTTATTTAGTAATATCTCAGCTACTGATGCATGTGGGATTGATAATACTTCTTGGGTCCCTCAGTCAACAATGTTTTCGGTAGGAACTACAGCTGTTACTTATACAGCAACTGATGTGAATCAACGAGTGTCTACTTGTTCTTTTAATGTAATTGTTGTAGATAATGCACCGCCAGAAATTTATAATTGTATAGCTACTGATACGACAGTATATTTAACAGCAAGTGAATGTGAAAAAGAAGTGTTGTTTAATAATATTACAACTTATGATCCATGTGGCCCAACAACAAATACTTGGCAAGGGGTTCCTGCAAATAACTTATTTCCATTGGATACAACAGAAGTAACTTATATCGTTGTTGGAGGGAATCAGGATTCTTCAACTTGTACTTTTGATGTCATCATCATAGATACGTTGTCGCCTACTTTTGATAACTGCTTTTCTGATACTACTATATATGCGAATATGGGAGAGTGTAGTCAAGTGTTTAATACCCCAGATTTAGGAGTCAATGAATATTGTGGGTTGAGTGGAGGAGCTTTAATGCAAATAGATACAAGTGGTTATGAATCAGGCGATGAATTTCCTGTGGGAAGTGTATTGTTAGTTTATCAAGCCACTGATTTAAGTAATAATGTCGCAACTTGTAGTTTAACTGTTGAGGTACAAGAAGTCCCAGATCAAACAGCTTTTAATGTAACAACTCCTGTTGGTTTATGTTTAAATGGAGACACTATAATTCAATTAGATGAATGTTTAAATTTAAACAGTAATCATGGTGGGGATTTTTATGTGAATGGAACATTGACTTCAGCTGATTACCAACCAAGTGCGCAAGGCACTGAGGATGTAATTACATATATCTATGGGACTGGAGCTTGCATTGATACAATAGAGCATGTTATTGCATTACATCAACTCACTGCTAATGCAGGTGAAGAAGACTCAATTTGTGGATTATCTTATGAGTTAGCAGCTATTCCAGGAGGGAATACGCAAACCAATTATTGGATGGGAGAGAGTGCGGTCTCATTTAGTAACAACCAACATAATGCAAATGTTACAGTAAGTGAAGGAGGGGTTTATTATTTTTATTGGGTTGCTCAACAAGATCAATGTGTTGTTAGCGATTCTGTACAAATAATATTTTACCAACAACCTACAGCAGATGCAGGTGAAAATCAAGTAGTGGAAATCAATGAGGTAGATTTAGATGCAAGGCTAGATTATGGTGTCGGAACTTGGATTGTAGATGAGTCAGAAGGAATGATAGAAGATTCAACATTGTATAATAGCCATGTAGATGATCTAAATTTAGGGTTAAATACTTTCATTTGGGTGGTAACCAATGGGGTTTGCCCGTCAGATTCGGCAACAGTTAGAATTTTTTATGATATGTTGACAATCCCTAATGCATTTACACCTAATGGAGATGGAGTCAATGACGAGTTTAGAATAAAAGGGTTTGAATTGTATTCAGATGCTAAAATAACAATAATGGATAGATGGGGAGAGGTTCTTTTTATTACTGATGAATCCAATGAGGCCTGGAATGGAACTTATGAAGGTAAGGACGTAGTGGAAGATACTTATTTTTATATTCTTTATATCAATGAAAAAGAATATACAGGCTATATAGAGCTGAGAAGGTAGTGAAGGTAATCAAACAACATATAGTCTTTTGGGTGTTAATACTTTCTTTTCAAGGTATATATAGTCAGTATTTGCCTTTGATGAATGGTTACTTTAAAACAAATCAATTTATCAATCCTGCTTCAGCTGGGGTAAATGATCATATGGTTGCTTATACTGGGATTCGAAAACAATGGGTAAGGATAAAAGGAGCTCCATCTACTCAAATGTTTGCATTTGATAGTCCATTAACAAAACAAAGAATAGGGTTAGGAGGGGTGTTTTATCGAGATAAAGTAGGAGCTACAGTAACCAATGGTTTGCAGTTTAATTATTCTTATAGAATCAGAGTCTCGAGGAAAATGCGTTTAGCTTTTGGGGCAGATGCAGGGCTTGAAACAAGTAGGTTTAATGTGAATGAACTTGAATTAATAGATGCAGCTGATCAAACGTTTGCTGATGAATATAGTCGAGTGAATAAACTAAAGTTGGGAGCAGGAGTAATGTTGTATGATAAAAAAATAACCATTGGATTGTCAATGAATGATGCTGTAAAGTCCTCAGGTTTTGGAAATTTAATCGCTTACTTACAATACAAAAAGAAAGTGAATAGAGAGTGGAGTTATACTCCGGGAATTTTGGTGAAAATGAATACTTTATTAATAAAACAAGCAGAGTTTTCCGTATTAACTTCGTATAAGCAACAATTTTCCTTAAATTTGGGGCTTAGAACAAATGGCAGCATTCTTGCAGGTGTAGGATTTAACCCAACTAGCCAATTGTTGGTTTTATATAGTTACGACTATATTGCTGGGAGATTAAGAAGTTACACATCTGGTTCTCACGAACTAACGTTAAAATATGATTTTGTACAAAAATATAAAACATCGTCTCATAGATCCTTTTAAGGTATTGTTTGTATTGACTTTTGTATTTAGTCTCAATAATTATTTTTCACAAAAAATTTCTATAAAACAGGTCAAAGTCAATGATTTTGAAGAGTCCTCTTTTGCTCCTTTTGTAAAAGATGGATGGCTTTATTTTTCATCTAATAAAAAAAGGTCATCATTAACCTCTATTCAAACAGAAGATGGAGAGTTATTCTTTGATCTTTATAAAGCTGAGATTAAAGAGCAAAATAAATTAAAAGCGAAGCACATTTCATTAGGAGATTCTGTCAATAGGATGTTTAATGAAACATCAAGTTGTATTCATGGGAATACCCTCTATTTTTCATCCAATTCATTTGGAGAAGTTAAAAAGAAAAAAATCGGTAAATATGGTATTTTTCTTTATAATCTAGATTCTACCTCTAATCAGGCTATCCAAGCTTTTAAATACAATGATAAACATTTTAACGTTGCTCATCCTACCATCAATGAAGATGGGACAATGTTGGTGTTTAGTTCTGATAATATTGCAGGAGAAGGAAAGTCCGATTTATATTTTTGTAAGTATGTAGACGGAGAATGGGCTACACCTCAAAATTTAGGAATTAATATCAATACCGAGGAAATGGAAACTTTCCCAAGTTTACAAGGAAGAACCCTTTATTTTTCTTCTGATAGAAAAAATGGTAAAGGTGGGCTGGATATTTATGCTTCTATTTTTGATGGAAAATCTTGGTCTGTTCCCAAACTTTTGCCAGAGCCAATAAATACTAAGTATGATGACTTTGGTTATACGTTAAATCCTGACTTTAAGAGTGGTTATTTCTCATCAAATCGAACCAAAAAAAGAGATGGGATTTTTTACTTTGAATACGATATTCCTGTAGTCAATGAATTTTACCAACAAGAACTGTATTTCTGTTATACTTTTGAAGAAACTGAAATGGAAGAAACAGATTCTCTCAAGTTTCAATGGGATTTAGGAGATGGTACTTTACAGAAAGGTAGATTAGCCGATCATTGTTTTTCTGATACAGGAACTTATAATATAGAAATGTCTGTTATTGATAAATATACTGGTACGATATTTGAAAATGTGTCATCATATCAAATTATCATTGATGCTCATAATCAGCCTGTAATTGATTTGGAAGATATAAAACCTGGAGTGGTAAAAGTTTTTGTGAATAAGAAATGGAGCAACCAACAATTTACAGACTATTACTGGATTGTAG harbors:
- a CDS encoding gliding motility-associated C-terminal domain-containing protein, giving the protein MKRFFVFAIFYLLIWSSVYAQGQIHRWDWYQEADSSNYQVVHDIAIDSARNCVYAVGGFEDDLSSNFGGVSARGGKDGFVAKFNLQGNLIWSFGIGGPGSEDEEVLSIDVDPTDGSIYIGGYAGNHYINFRGTGSGSGGTSVAQVWGGTDAFIAAYRGDGRLKWAQRDGSTSDDVCNDVVVDPSSNGVAYTGSFISVMELNTENLNMGDSDGDEHLFIAKRKKSNGDGIWRGYSRSQGGDFQRGIGLTRDANYLYLLGEYNGDATNGLRLVIEEITGNYPIIGGTVNIYGGRYTSSLLIDPSMSTQSIFYARVKDSDGEIEASNSWLYNIYSDGTDYAGDIAYRSNNLFISGSVGNNAFFKGLSNNPNIVGNECFVSKHSVSSGDAINKVDEPNLTASFAIMNTISFNSNYVIVGGGTDGTIRFDGNANNDLVPPNGRDEGFVVFYDQNLNFVERQKVSGNGTNEVNAVSGWRKHAFVGGAFGGTANLDDDGTMTGQDDESGFVSLLKHRDCTPQFGYGMDSVCQESPVLTVSYNDPVGVFSQIGNGLTLDSQTGEIDPFSSVGNSNNQIVYTTFIGCSDTVALHIEGSTSPSFNNPPINDTVYTDNGVCGTNYAYPSLEAVPDCGEDTIFQIDGSNLTSGSFFQMGSTLQSWVVADYYNPNDTANFIITVVDNIEPEISFSDDTVYFYADANSCEAIVDVESLLVFTDNCNIDTVLQVGDLTYLNGTSFSVRDAAYKLTYKVLDASNNSDSASIIVYVRDTINPVINNCIATDTTVYLTANECEKEMLFSNISATDACGIDNTSWVPQSTMFSVGTTAVTYTATDVNQRVSTCSFNVIVVDNAPPEIYNCIATDTTVYLTASECEKEVLFNNITTYDPCGPTTNTWQGVPANNLFPLDTTEVTYIVVGGNQDSSTCTFDVIIIDTLSPTFDNCFSDTTIYANMGECSQVFNTPDLGVNEYCGLSGGALMQIDTSGYESGDEFPVGSVLLVYQATDLSNNVATCSLTVEVQEVPDQTAFNVTTPVGLCLNGDTIIQLDECLNLNSNHGGDFYVNGTLTSADYQPSAQGTEDVITYIYGTGACIDTIEHVIALHQLTANAGEEDSICGLSYELAAIPGGNTQTNYWMGESAVSFSNNQHNANVTVSEGGVYYFYWVAQQDQCVVSDSVQIIFYQQPTADAGENQVVEINEVDLDARLDYGVGTWIVDESEGMIEDSTLYNSHVDDLNLGLNTFIWVVTNGVCPSDSATVRIFYDMLTIPNAFTPNGDGVNDEFRIKGFELYSDAKITIMDRWGEVLFITDESNEAWNGTYEGKDVVEDTYFYILYINEKEYTGYIELRR
- a CDS encoding ABC transporter ATP-binding protein/permease, with product MTPYNGKFYWALFLTLFLAVISIFRPKIIGELVGQYVANKDKEGLLIGTLIVVGLLIIEAIGSYYRAYISQELGQNVIRDIRNQVFSHITQLKLHFFDNTPLGRLVTRVISDIETIADIFSQGFIMIIGDILTIIFVIGTMLYLNWELTLIVIIPIPLLLWATKIFKNAIKKAFQDVRNEVSKLNTYVQEHITGINIVKIFNREAIEIEKFEAINQKHRAAHIKSVWAYSIFFPVVENLSALSIALLIFYSLFQINEPNANIQEIITDLTSFILFVHMLYRPIRMLADKFNTLQMGLVGAERVFNLLDTQEFIHNPTSSKETVDFNQTIEFKNLWFAYNSPNYVLKDITFSVNKGETVAIVGATGAGKSSIINLLSRFYEYQKGEILIDGSDLRTIDSNTIRTQIAVVLQEVFLYSDSIFNNITLGNPNISKEEVIAASKLVGTHQFIMNLPNAYDFNVKEGGGMLSVGQRQLISFLRAYVYNPTILILDEATSSIDSESEEMIQNAIDKLTEGRTSIIIAHRLSTIKKATKIIVLEKGEIKEIGNHHELIKNNGYYKKLYDTQFNEQ
- a CDS encoding DUF1987 domain-containing protein, with product MMENLSIEKTIKTPKIFFDYQKGELLIEGISIPENTVDFYKDVLKWVESYQENPKPKTELVLKLEYFNTSTSVVLLNIFKLFSQIQNSDLKIVWFYEEDDVEMEEVGEDYQNIVKIPFELVSIESF
- a CDS encoding PorP/SprF family type IX secretion system membrane protein → MNGYFKTNQFINPASAGVNDHMVAYTGIRKQWVRIKGAPSTQMFAFDSPLTKQRIGLGGVFYRDKVGATVTNGLQFNYSYRIRVSRKMRLAFGADAGLETSRFNVNELELIDAADQTFADEYSRVNKLKLGAGVMLYDKKITIGLSMNDAVKSSGFGNLIAYLQYKKKVNREWSYTPGILVKMNTLLIKQAEFSVLTSYKQQFSLNLGLRTNGSILAGVGFNPTSQLLVLYSYDYIAGRLRSYTSGSHELTLKYDFVQKYKTSSHRSF
- a CDS encoding PKD domain-containing protein, with protein sequence MILYKNIKHRLIDPFKVLFVLTFVFSLNNYFSQKISIKQVKVNDFEESSFAPFVKDGWLYFSSNKKRSSLTSIQTEDGELFFDLYKAEIKEQNKLKAKHISLGDSVNRMFNETSSCIHGNTLYFSSNSFGEVKKKKIGKYGIFLYNLDSTSNQAIQAFKYNDKHFNVAHPTINEDGTMLVFSSDNIAGEGKSDLYFCKYVDGEWATPQNLGININTEEMETFPSLQGRTLYFSSDRKNGKGGLDIYASIFDGKSWSVPKLLPEPINTKYDDFGYTLNPDFKSGYFSSNRTKKRDGIFYFEYDIPVVNEFYQQELYFCYTFEETEMEETDSLKFQWDLGDGTLQKGRLADHCFSDTGTYNIEMSVIDKYTGTIFENVSSYQIIIDAHNQPVIDLEDIKPGVVKVFVNKKWSNQQFTDYYWIVDGDFVFADELTLKFKDKSEINVKLVIWDKESPESVTGVERIVYK
- a CDS encoding endonuclease, with the protein product MKLIIYCIVLLPILSCSVEDVNNEMIVSETRSKSMKELKKFSVAFYNVENLFDTEDDPLTSDDDFTPDGAKEWNEERYRKKIKNISAVIKGIDDKLPLFVGLCEVENEKVLKDLTLTEKLRKANYKIVHYDSPDTRGIDVGLIYKSDYFSVLETASLEVFFEDTPEVLTRDILYVKGELNNEIIHLFVNHWSSRRKGEKETEYKRITAAEVLKSKIEAIQEEERKAKILIMGDFNDYPMNRSIKDVLEASLQPESDEFYNLATRLDQKEEGTHFYDDEWGMLDQMMISNSWLSSKKGNVLKKKTVKVYKDDAVLFHHKKFGGIPNKTYGGDQYYGGFSDHLAIYLEFELKK
- the hutI gene encoding imidazolonepropionase, with product MSTTYITNIKQLNGILPQDKRFLKGEELKNIVSIDSAYLKITDGIIADYGKMEDLTFQESDQTNVLDAKNGMLFPSWCDSHTHLVFAKSRESEFVDRINGLTYEEIALKGGGILNSAKKLSEKDEAELFNDALLRIKEIEKLGTGAVEIKSGYGLSLEGELKSLRVIKKLKQASNLTIKATFLGAHAIPTAYKENRSDYIRLIIEEMLPIIQKENLADFIDVFCETNYYTPEETDLILKAGIAIGLKPKIHVNQFTSIGGLQTGIANQALSVDHLEVMTAEDIHDLGKSSTIPTLLPSCSFFLSIPYAPARDLINANLPIALATDYNPGSTPSGNMNFVVSLACIKMKLTPEEAINAATINSAHAMEVSSELGSITIGKKANFFITEPIESMAILPYYFGNNKISRIFLNGEEVL